The following is a genomic window from Artemia franciscana chromosome 4, ASM3288406v1, whole genome shotgun sequence.
CTTTTCTTACACATTTAAGCAGGTTAATTGCCTAATATACTTCACCATGAGTTTTAACCTGAGCCACTTTTTAAGTCATCTACGGAGTTCTTGCATTTTAtaagtattttataatttcattcaGTAAATACAGGCCTCttcaagagcaaaaaaaaaagaactaactCTCACTGATTTTGGACTTGTATGTATCGATAAGCTCTTGTCGATTTCGGCCTGTTGAAGCAATCAAGTGTTTACAGTAACTATAGCCCCAATACTTCCTCGACATTTAGCCTGATATCTTTCCTCCGTTTGTTTTACCCCAAATACCAATACGTCAAAGAATTCAGTCCGATAAACCAGAATAAGAACTAGCATATTTctctttaaaatacatttatttggAATCAACCTTAGTTGGGTCACCACAGGGCTTAGAGCATGAGCACGGACCTTCTTCACAAGAAGCGATATAAAAAATCCAGTAAGTCAAAATATACCTGCAACCACTTTTTGTAGCAACTCCATGCACGGATCACGTATGACAAACGTCGTGGTTACATTACTGAACGTTATATGAAGTGACTTAATAATAATCGTATTTGTAACCTACGACACCCTGTAATAGCAAATTTGGCAGGTTATTTCTGTATTAGAATTTCCAGAGCTGAATGGGGGAGATGCAGCAACAGATCTAGAGGGAATGGGGATCTCCATGAAACTCTCCATTTTGGCAATAACAGAAGCAAATAGTGCAACCCATGCTCTGTAGAATAGGCCCTAATACATGTGAGAACTTCATCAGAACTGATGGCATTAACCTCCTCCTCAAACTCATCATCTGAAAGTGTAGGTTTTAATCTATTCCTAATAGAGCTAGATTTGACACACTCTTTTGTGATGATTCCCAAATCATCTACGTCTTTGCTTTCATCTTGGGGAATTGCGATATTTTAAACTCCTTAGTGCAAACATTTGAACAGTTGTGGAAATAAGGAAAAGgtttattcaagaaaatgttttaaattctagCCTATATCCATTTTGACAATAAAGGGAGTTTTCTACAAAACCACTGGAAATAAGAAGGGGCGTGAAATGCCCAGGAACATCACAATCTAAGAATGAAATGGAAACTCCCCGCTGTTTAAATAAGAACAATggtcaattttagtttataaacttatttttgtgggaaaattATAGAAAGTAATTTAGGAATGATAGTGTGCGCCAAAGGGTGCCATTAGGCTGGTACATTGTGCTAAGGTGGCGTCAATGGCCACAAgacatcagaagaaacgctattggaaattttcctttaagtttaaacgatcgattctagtgtaaatagttattttagtaggaaaatgcctgaaaattctAGATAGTTCGTGCCAGAGGGTGCCGTGTTCCAGCCATTGAGTTCCACGGTGGCGTAAATTACCATGGACCATCACATTTTAACAATGAAATGACAAGTTCCCTCTGTTCAAgtaaaaacaatggtcaattTCAGCAAAGAAATtctaaacattgaaaaaatgtgACCTCAAgtgaatgaaaaaagaaagaataactGAGAAAAGTATCAGAGTCGAGCAATCcaacaaaaatagttttaaaatagaTTATGATAAAGAACAGACTCTAGCCCATAgtgaattaaatattttccgTAAAGGTTtcatagtaaagaacgaactcaaGCCCAAAGAAACTGAATCCTGTGGTTCATTCatattatcttcattattttaagAAGGATGCATCTAAACCCCGATTGCAACGGTAGCTAGCAACCCAGTAGGAGACGATCACGCCCCATAGTTACATTAAAGAGGGAAGTATAGTCAAAAGTAACTGAAATATTATAAGGAATCCTTGTATATATATGATGATGCACCCCACTTGTCTTTAGACAAGATAGCATaatataaatttactttaattattttcctCGAAAAATCATCATAGGTGAAAATTTCTCTTACCGGGCATCGAACTCAGGCCAATCTGATGAAAACCAGCCCTCCTAACCACTTCCTAACGACCATATAGGATATAATAATTATATGATTAACGAAGTTTATCTTTAAGATCCATGTTaaagcggtagctagcaacctagtaagagacgaccAAGCTTcatatcaaaaactaaaataatccATAACTCCTAAACAAAAATCTGATCAAAtaagaagtacactattagaaccgccttTTTCTATACCTTTTAGTAGAAACTTTACCGTCCCTTGGCATGAACAACAATGAAACTGTATAggcttgaaaaatcaaaaaactgaATGCAACCACGACAATCTACATATACGggatcttttttctttctgtttttcttctccTAAGCAGCTGGGCACTAGAAAATCATAGAAAGCTCTATAATGGCTAATTTTGAAGGAAATCGCTACATCTAGaaccttttgtaaataaaaacgaaatagtgtttaaaatataatcaattttgacaaaaaactgcattttcctGTACAAGCTTGATGAAGGACGTTATAATCGTATAGGTTATAACCATGTTTGAGGAAATAAGtgaatacaatattttttgcaaGTTAACCTTTCGACAAGATAATAATACAAGGAATACACAATTAGaagaatcaattttttacgaaaattatAAGAAAGAACGAACTCTTGAATACACTTACTTGTATAGGACATTTAAAAATAGTATAAGCTTGTACGGCTAAATTTAGattcaacaagtttcatcccgatccctccaatctaagcgttttccatgattttaggttccccatcccaaactcccctcagtgtcaccagatctggtcgggatttaaaataagagctttgagacacgatatccttctaaatatcaaatttcaatgagatccgatcacccgttctaaagttaaaaatacctcattttttcgaattattcagaattaacccccctcactacgccaaagagagcggatccgttccggttatgtcaatcatgtatctaggacttgtgcttattttttccaccaagtttcatcccgatccctctactctgtgttttccaagttttaggtttccccctcccaactcccccccaatgtcaccagatccagttgggatttaatataagagctctgagacacaatatccttctaaatatcaaatttcatttaggttcgatcacctgttcgtaagttaaaaatacctcattttttctaatttttcagaattaacccccccccccccaactacccaaagagagcagatccgttccggttatgtcaatcatgtatctaggacttatgcttatgtttcccaccaagtttcatcccgatccctccactctaagtgttttccaagttttaggtttccccctcccaatgtcaccagatacggtcgggatttaaaataagagctctgagacacgatatccttctaaatatcaaatttcattgagatccgatcacctgttcgtaagttaaaaatacctaattttttctaatttttcagaattaccccctccccccctcaactaccccaaagagaccggattcgttccggttatgtcaatcatttatctaggacttgtgcttatttttcccatcaagtttcatcccgatccctccactctaagtgttttccaagattttaggtttccccctcccatccccccccccccaaccaatgtcaccagatccggtcgggatttaaaataacagctttgagacatgatatccttccaaacatcaaatttcattaagatctgatcaaccgttcataagctaaaaatacttaaatttttctatttttccgaattaacaccccccccccccccagatggtcaaatcgggaaaatgactatttgtaatttaatccggtccggtccctgataagtatgccaaatttcatcgtcctaccttacctggaagtgcctaaagtagcaaaaccgggaccgacagaccgacagaatttgcgattgctatatgtcacttggttaataccaagtgccataaaaactgcgcttgcatacatcacacttgaatggctatTCAACGGTGTGGATTCTCATGTGTATCCCGAAAGTATTCTTCTGATAAAAACTTTGTTTGCATACGTCAcgcttgaatggcttttcaccggtgtgggtaCTCAAGTGCCGAGAAAGCCTACTCTTGACGCTAAAACTGTGCTTTCATACATCACACTTTTTGAGTCCTAGTGTTTCAGGAACAGAGGGTTCTTGGGACGGGTTTCTAAAGGGCGGGGACAGACAGGATTACAGTAGCATTGTTTCCTTTATGTCTGCTGCAAAGTTAAACTTTCCCAGAATACTTCGTCATACAGAAGTGCTGATATTTACTTGAATATTCTAAATAAATGTGTCaggtaaaatgaaaaacttatcagaaggttcatttttgttcaaataaacCTTGAAATAAATATGTGAAACAAATTTTGTGGAATAAATCATGACGCACATACAAGAAAACAGACAATTAAAGACAGATAAAATGAACTACACACGACCTATTTCAGTCGCGATTCCACTTCTCTTTTTCCAAAAGTAAGAAACAAAAAcctcctttccataaaaaactaGTTGCCAGGTAAGCATTTAAATCACTTTTACTGTTAAATGtctagttttatttaaaaatccaACACGAACTTTTTGCCTGACGTATCAAAACAATGGTTGGTGAACACACATAAAATGTAACCGTTCCTCTGCCCTATGTAACACTGTGTATCTCAAAGGCACCAAAAGGCATTAGATACAAACTAATACCTTAAtaaagatatttatatattactaGCTGGGACCCGGCGGTGGGCCCCAGAAAGGCACGCGGCagacttctatatatggattctcattgtcccttgtgttctattgcgcgaagaatgttgtatattcgcaagttttacgtagttaatttgtattgtatatgtatatctatctatctatctatctatataaaaatgagttgtatgtatgcatgtttgtttgtttgtaaaaagagcgtatatatatatatatatattcacaggtgggacacagggacacaactacaatggcgcgtaactaatatagcatgtaacgacttacgcgcgcgggggggggggcttgggtgggTGCAGTAATGTGTCCTTAGGGGCAATAGAGTATGACTTCGTTGCCAAATTATGTGAATAGCTCGTTTTAAAACAGAGATTTTgtagataaattttattaggaGGTGGACATTGAAGGgtgttaaaaatacattcaaGCAAATGTTTATGATCTATATTATTGGATAGCCAAAGTTTTGGTCCATACCCATTCATGCGACAATGGGGGATTTAAATAGCTGACAACTGTTCCTGGGAAATCTttaatgtaaattaaattgATAGCGTGCATAGATTGAGCCAAAAATCTTGGCTTCCTTATTTTTGGAGgtcattttctaaatatttcacAACGACAACAAAAGCTCTTAACacttaaatgaatatttgatgAATCTTGTTCAATGTTAGTGTCTTTCTACACTGAGGACAGACTCTCACATTCTTGATAGCACTTGATAGACAAGAGCCACAAAATAAATGACCACAAAATGTTGACATAACTTTTTTACCTGCAGTCTTCATTTGACCCAGTGTGTCAAAGCAAATGCCACATTGCACTATAGCTTCAGACGAGCCTTGAGCTTCACTACTTATGCCTAGATCAGAATCGGGACTTGGGGAGGACTCAGATGGACTATGAGGGAAGTAATCACTTCTGTCTAAATCAATGGTAACATTGACAGTACGTTGGCCTTGAGTGCGTGCACGTGGTAGATCTACATCGACTTGAATATCAAGCATGGAAGGGGCACGTCTGCTGGCAAGAGATGTTTGTGCTCGCCAGTTGTGACGATGTACATTTTCAATGGGGTTTTCTTGGATTACAACTGGCAAATCTTCTAACTTGAATGGTTTTTCCCTGGTGTGGCTTTCCAAGTGTCTGGCAAGATTACTCTTGAAACTAAAACTGCGCTTGCATACGTCACAATTAAATGGTTTTCTATAAACCGGTCTCATAAGATTATTGCTTTTAGAACGTTTCTCGTCATTTTGAAAAGATGTTTCATTCTTCTGATTTGGTGcgtcttcttctttttgtttggtAGTTTCTTCAGCTGATGAGACATTTGTATTCGATAGTTCAGTTGAAGTACAGTCCGTTTTTAACAGATTGGACTGATGGGTTTCATTTGCGAAAATCATCGCATGATCAGAGGCTTCTTCACTCATtgaattcattttcaattcaaattttgacttaCATCATTTTCTTCCATCTTCAAAGTAAAGCTGAGATGCCATTAGTAAATATgaattaacattaaaaagtgTCTGCTCAAAGTGATCCGTTGTTCTAAACTG
Proteins encoded in this region:
- the LOC136025662 gene encoding E3 ubiquitin-protein ligase RNF4-like — its product is MNSMSEEASDHAMIFANETHQSNLLKTDCTSTELSNTNVSSAEETTKQKEEDAPNQKNETSFQNDEKRSKSNNLMRPVYRKPFNCDVCKRSFSFKSNLARHLESHTREKPFKLEDLPVVIQENPIENVHRHNWRAQTSLASRRAPSMLDIQVDVDLPRARTQGQRTVNVTIDLDRSDYFPHSPSESSPSPDSDLGISSEAQGSSEAIVQCGICFDTLGQMKTAGKKVMSTFCGHLFCGSCLSSAIKNVRVCPQCRKTLTLNKIHQIFI